GCGGCGCGGGCGCCGGCGCCTTGGAGGTCGACGTAGAGCTGTCCGTCGGGGAAGTGGGGTTTGGCTTCGTGGGCGACGTGGACGGCGAGGGTGGTCTTTCCGACGCCGCCGATGCCGGCGAGCGCGGATACGGCCATGACGGAGCCGTCGGCGGAGGCGAGGTGTCGGCTGAGTTCGCGGACGAAGGAGGTGCGGCCGGTGAAGTCGGGGACGGTGGCGGGGAGCTGGGCGGGCCGTGCGGGTTGGGGGGCGGTGGGGGCGGGTTGTTCGGCGGGCCGGGCGAGTTCGGCGTCGGCCTGGAGGATGCGCTGCTGGAGGGTGGCGAGTTCGGGTCGGGGGTCGACGCCGAGTTCGTCGGCGAGGAGTCGCCGGGTGTCGGCGTAGACGGCGAGTGCCTCGGCCTGGCGTCCGCTGCGGTAGAGGGCGAGCATGAGGAGTTCGCGCAGGCGCTCGCGCAGGGGGTGTGCGGCGGTGAGGGCGGTGAGTTCGGAGACGGCTTCGGCGTGGCAGCCGACGTCGAGGTCGAGTTCGAGGCGGGTCTCGAGGAGTTGGAGGCGCCATTCCTCGAGGCGGGCGCGCTGGGTCTCGGCGTAGGGGCCGGGGACGGAGGCGAGGGGTTCGCCGTCCCAGAGGCCGAGGGATTTGCTGATGAGGACGCGGGCCTGGCAGCGGTCGCCGCCGGCGCGTGATTTCTCGGCCTCGGAGACGAGTTCCTGGGCGACTTGGAGGTCGAGGGTGTCGGCGGGGATGCGGACGGCGTATCCGCCGGATTCGCTGACGAGGACGCCGGGGTTGAGGATTTTGCGCAGGCGTGAGGCGTAGGTGCGTACGGCTGCCAGGGCCTGGGAGGGCGGGTCCTCGCCCCAGATGGCGTCGATGAGTTCGGCGGCGGTGGCGGTGCGGCCCTCTCGGAGGAGGAGGGCGGTGAGGAGGGCGCGCTGCTGGGGTGATCCGGAGGGGAGTGCCTGTCCGGATCGCCAGGCGCGGACGGGTCCGAGCACGCTGAAGTGCAGGTGCCCGTCGTCGTCCGATGGGTCCGGAGTCCGCGGCTCCGGAATGTGTGGCTGTGCGGAGGGCCCGTCCTCGCGGTGCATCGCTACCCCCTGCCGGTACCGCCTTCGTCCCGCTTCGTTCCGCTAGTGTCGCGGGTTCGCCCCCGACAGTCTGCCTTGTGGGGGCCTGCCTCGTCAGCAAGGGGTGACGCTCTGCACAGGATCTGCCGGATCCCGCCCACCGGAGAGCTGACGATCCGTCAGTTCGACGCTACCGTGTGAGGCATGGAGACCTTCCCGAAGATCATCTCGGTGGACGACCACACGGTGGAGCCTCCCGGCGTCTGGCGGGACCGGCTCCCCTCGAAGTACCGGGACAGCGGCCCCCGTGTCGTCCGCGCGCCGCTGAAGGAGATGACGTTCCTCGGCGGCAGGTTCGCCCCCGTCATGGGGGCACCGGGCGACGAGGGGCCGGTGGGGGACTGGTGGGTGTACGAGGATCTGCACCGGCCGCTGACCAGGCTCGACACCGCCGTCGGCTACGACCGCGACGAGATCAGGCTCGAGGTCATCACGTACGAGCAGATGCGGCCCGGTTCGTACAGCGTGCCGGACCGGCTGGCCGACATGGACCTCAACCACGTCCAGTCCGCCCTGTGCTTCCCCACCTTCCCCCGCTTCTGCGGCCAGACGTTCACCGAGGCGAAGGACCGTGAGCTGGGGCTGCTCGGGGTGCGCGCCTACAACGACTGGATGGTTGAGGAGTGGTGCGGGCCCGAGGCGCGGGGACGGCTGATCCCGCTCACCCTGATCCCGCTGTGGGACGCGGAGCTCGCCGCCGCCGAGGTGCGGCGCAACGCGGCACGCGGGGTGCGGGCGGTGGCGTTCTCGGAGATTCCGCCGCACCTCGGGCTGCCCTCCGTCCACACCGACGCGTGGGACCCGTTCCTGGCGGCGTGCGACGAGACCGGCACGGTCGTGGCCATGCACATCGGCTCCTCCTCGAGGATGCCGTCGACGTCCGCGGACGCCCCGCCCGCCGTCGGCTCCACCATCACCTTCGCCAACTGCTGCTTCTCGATGGTCGACTGGCTGATGAGCGGAAAGTTCGAACGCTTCCCGAATCTCCGCGTCATGTACGCCGAGGGTCAGATCGGGTGGATCCCGTACATCCTGGAGCGCGCGGACGTGGTGTGGGAGGAGAACCGCGGCTGGGGCGGTGTCGCGGACAAGGTGCTGCGCCCGCCGTCGGAACTCTTCGCCGAGCACGTCTACGGCTGCTTCTTCGACGACGCCTTCGGCCTGCGGAACCTGGACGCGATCGGCGTCGGAAACGTCCTGTACGAGACGGACTACCCGCACTCGGACTCCACCTGGCCCAGGTCCCGCGAGGTCGGGGAGGCGCAGATGGGGCATCTGCCGCCCGACGTGGTGGAGCGGATCGTGCGCGGCAACGCGGTCGAGCTGCTGGGGCTGACGGAGGACGGGCTCTGGGCCGGTCCGTGATCCCCCGGCGCGGAAGGGCGTGCGGCCGCCGCGCTCGATGGCGTGGACATCGGCCCGCGCCCGCCGCCACCATCGGGACATGACGCTCACTCCGGCCGAAGCCGACAAGATCCTCGCCGACAACTTCGCCCCCTGGGTGCTCGACCTCGGTCTGACCGTGGTCGGAACGGGCGAACTGCACGCGATCCTGCGCCTGCCGTGGGCGGACCGGCTGGCCCGGGAGGGCGGCGCCCTGTCCGGCCAGGCGCTGATGGCGGCGGCGGACACCGCCACGGTGATCGCCGTGTCCTCGGCCCGGGGCGGTTTCGTCCCCATGACGACGGTCCAGCAGTCGACGACCTTTCAGCGGGCGGTGACCGGCGCGGACGTCCTCGTCGACGCCCGTATCTCCAAGCTCGGACGGCGCATGGCGTTCGCCGACGTCACGATGACGGCGCACGGCGCCGAGGGGCCCGCCGCCCGCGCCTCGACCGTGTACGCGCTGCTCGGGTAGGGCGGTCGCCGCTCGGGTGGAGCCGACACCGCCCGGGTGGAGCCGACACCGCCCGGGTGGAGCCGTCCTGGGTTCCGCTGTCGGGTCCGCCGTGCGGTCCGCCATCGGCTCTGCTGTGGTTTCCGGGCCGGCCGGTCCCGGCCGTCCGTGGAAGCCCGTCGCGGCGGTGCGCGGCTCCACGGGGAGACGGGCGTCGTCGGGAGCGGGCCGGACCGGCGTTCCGGGTGGCCCGGCCCGTGCGCGGGCCGCCCGCGGTCACCGGCCGGCCCCCGGCGCCGTCTCCGGCGCCTCTCCCGGTCCTGGCCCTTCCCGGTCCTGGCCCTTCGCGGTCCCGGCCCGACCCCGGAGTCCCCCGTCGGCCCGCCCGCAGCCCGCCCGCCCGTACGCGTACGGCCCGGGTCCGCCCCGCCCGAGCGTGCCCCGCAGACCCCTTGCCCGATCAGGCGCCTGCCAAGACCATGGAGACCCAACAGATATGACGGATCGTCAGATCGTGGCCCGGGCGACCGACGGACGACGTCGGATCCGGTGGCGAAGGGGCCGAACCAATGGTGGTCTACGGGATGCAGCTCCCGGTTCAGTCGCA
The genomic region above belongs to Streptomyces marianii and contains:
- a CDS encoding amidohydrolase family protein, with the translated sequence METFPKIISVDDHTVEPPGVWRDRLPSKYRDSGPRVVRAPLKEMTFLGGRFAPVMGAPGDEGPVGDWWVYEDLHRPLTRLDTAVGYDRDEIRLEVITYEQMRPGSYSVPDRLADMDLNHVQSALCFPTFPRFCGQTFTEAKDRELGLLGVRAYNDWMVEEWCGPEARGRLIPLTLIPLWDAELAAAEVRRNAARGVRAVAFSEIPPHLGLPSVHTDAWDPFLAACDETGTVVAMHIGSSSRMPSTSADAPPAVGSTITFANCCFSMVDWLMSGKFERFPNLRVMYAEGQIGWIPYILERADVVWEENRGWGGVADKVLRPPSELFAEHVYGCFFDDAFGLRNLDAIGVGNVLYETDYPHSDSTWPRSREVGEAQMGHLPPDVVERIVRGNAVELLGLTEDGLWAGP
- a CDS encoding PaaI family thioesterase — protein: MTLTPAEADKILADNFAPWVLDLGLTVVGTGELHAILRLPWADRLAREGGALSGQALMAAADTATVIAVSSARGGFVPMTTVQQSTTFQRAVTGADVLVDARISKLGRRMAFADVTMTAHGAEGPAARASTVYALLG